In one window of Pirellulales bacterium DNA:
- a CDS encoding response regulator, with the protein MANVLRLAVVDPVDATRDAIKSMLLGLDLVWLEAECSRYEFFADVVLQTHPDIALVSLDQDHEKALRLISRLSEETPECSILVVSSSTDGSLILKAMRAGAKEFLTRPVKIEDLLEALGRISEKRFGRGESKARHSTIIAIAGATGGVGSTSLAVNLGCALAANEKNSAAVVDLDLCLGDADVLLDTIPDYTLLDVAQNITRLDFALLKRSLTKHSSGLFLLPRPVQMEDISQIAPDDLQRVIGLLKATFTHLVLDLSKSYNELDQVALQMADQVLLVTQLDLPCLRNVVRLMTTFQSNQGMADKVKIVLNRVGLDCGHISLKKAQETIGREIFWQIPNDYRTMIEVRNNGVPLIEQAPKAAVTQSIVNLAAALTGTARPEGEAGDGSRAAITRLFNFWPKNGPTTTK; encoded by the coding sequence ATGGCCAATGTGCTCCGCTTAGCCGTCGTCGATCCAGTCGACGCCACGCGCGACGCTATCAAGTCGATGCTGCTGGGGCTCGACCTCGTTTGGCTCGAGGCGGAATGCTCGCGCTATGAGTTTTTCGCAGACGTGGTGCTGCAAACGCATCCGGATATCGCCCTGGTCTCGCTCGATCAGGACCATGAGAAGGCCTTACGGCTGATCTCCCGGCTCAGCGAAGAGACGCCCGAGTGCAGCATCCTGGTCGTCAGCAGCTCGACCGATGGCAGCCTGATTCTGAAGGCCATGCGGGCCGGCGCCAAAGAGTTCTTGACCCGCCCGGTAAAGATCGAGGACTTACTCGAAGCCCTTGGCCGGATCAGCGAGAAGCGTTTTGGTCGCGGCGAGTCGAAGGCGCGCCATAGCACGATCATCGCGATTGCCGGCGCCACAGGCGGAGTCGGCTCGACGAGCCTGGCGGTGAACCTCGGCTGCGCCTTGGCGGCGAATGAGAAGAACTCCGCCGCGGTCGTCGACCTCGACTTGTGCCTGGGCGATGCGGACGTTTTGCTGGATACGATTCCGGATTACACCCTGTTGGACGTCGCCCAGAATATCACGCGGCTCGATTTTGCCCTGCTCAAACGCTCGCTGACCAAGCATTCGTCAGGGCTCTTCCTGCTCCCCAGGCCCGTGCAGATGGAAGACATCTCGCAAATCGCGCCGGATGACTTGCAACGCGTGATCGGGCTTTTGAAGGCCACCTTCACGCATCTGGTTCTCGATCTGTCGAAGTCGTACAACGAACTGGACCAGGTGGCGCTACAGATGGCGGACCAGGTTCTTCTGGTGACGCAGCTTGATCTGCCCTGCCTGCGGAATGTGGTGCGATTGATGACCACCTTCCAGTCCAATCAAGGTATGGCCGACAAGGTCAAGATCGTGCTCAACCGGGTCGGGCTCGACTGCGGGCACATCAGCTTGAAAAAAGCGCAAGAGACCATCGGCCGGGAAATCTTCTGGCAAATACCCAACGACTATCGAACGATGATCGAAGTCCGCAACAACGGCGTGCCGTTGATCGAGCAAGCTCCCAAGGCCGCGGTCACGCAATCGATCGTCAATCTGGCCGCGGCGCTGACCGGCACAGCTCGCCCAGAAGGTGAGGCCGGCGACGGTAGCCGCGCGGCCATCACACGGCTGTTCAACTTCTGGCCGAAGAACGGGCCGACTACGACCAAGTAG
- a CDS encoding pilus assembly protein N-terminal domain-containing protein — protein MSIQPQGRGLSRLRRKAHQALTVATIVALLLPPAPQRAFAQDPSAIAAQAIVYKVQGSNERLEMVINSSRILTMDQKVPQVQAANPDLVELTPLSATQVQLLAKKTGVTQVNLWDEEQKVHTIDVIIYPDARELSMLLQAQFPTTALRVVPTANSVILSGHVDDPNQISRIVQIAEDYYPKVINNITIAGVQQVLLKVKVMEVSRTKLRKMGFDFRAQSGQSFFQSAISQLLFTNPGAYTGLAPGPGVLASASADNLHLSFGIVNPNSAFLGFLDALEQQQLATILAEPNLTAYSGRPASFSSGGQFPVPVPQSLGTISVQWKTYGTQVDFVPIVLGNGAIRLEVYPRVTEIDDTHSAVINGQTVPALKIREANTGVEMRAGQTLALAGLIQNRRIYTKRSVPWLGELPYVGALFRNVTGTDEEIELLLMVTPQLVEALDPCDVPPDGPGTATSSPTDTQLYLKGHIEVPRCPGDDACRPSLSPGSLFEFSRPMGGNPGAEPSAEGVAPQGEVVDPPTPEPPLSTTHRGTILRSPPTASARPERVVQDAPKAPPPVARKPAARPPAADEAVGPALENRAVSYSPNNRSSRNVTAQRASAQSPPGIVGPVGYDVKN, from the coding sequence ATGAGTATTCAGCCTCAAGGACGAGGTCTGTCGCGACTCCGCCGGAAAGCGCACCAAGCGCTGACCGTGGCTACGATCGTCGCGCTACTGCTGCCACCGGCGCCGCAACGGGCGTTTGCGCAGGACCCTTCGGCCATCGCGGCGCAAGCGATCGTTTATAAGGTGCAGGGGTCCAACGAGCGTCTGGAAATGGTGATCAATTCCAGCCGCATCCTGACCATGGACCAGAAGGTCCCGCAAGTGCAGGCCGCGAATCCTGACTTGGTCGAGTTGACGCCACTCTCAGCGACCCAGGTTCAACTGCTGGCTAAAAAGACCGGCGTAACGCAGGTCAACCTATGGGACGAGGAGCAAAAGGTTCACACGATCGACGTGATCATCTATCCAGATGCTCGCGAACTTTCGATGCTCTTGCAGGCGCAGTTTCCCACCACGGCCCTACGCGTGGTTCCGACCGCCAACAGTGTGATTCTCTCGGGACACGTTGACGACCCGAACCAAATCAGCCGCATCGTGCAGATCGCCGAGGACTACTACCCCAAGGTTATTAACAACATCACGATCGCCGGCGTTCAGCAGGTGCTGCTGAAGGTGAAGGTGATGGAAGTTTCTCGAACGAAGCTGCGCAAGATGGGTTTTGACTTCCGCGCACAGTCGGGACAAAGCTTCTTTCAATCTGCCATCAGCCAGCTCCTATTTACCAATCCTGGTGCTTACACCGGCTTAGCACCGGGCCCAGGCGTGCTGGCCAGTGCGTCGGCGGACAATCTGCATCTCAGCTTCGGCATCGTTAATCCCAATAGCGCCTTCCTCGGATTCTTGGACGCCTTAGAGCAGCAGCAGTTGGCGACGATCTTGGCCGAACCGAATCTCACGGCCTACAGCGGACGCCCGGCTAGCTTTTCCTCGGGCGGCCAGTTCCCCGTGCCCGTTCCGCAAAGCTTAGGCACGATCTCGGTCCAGTGGAAAACGTACGGCACGCAAGTCGACTTCGTGCCGATCGTCTTGGGCAACGGCGCCATCCGCCTCGAGGTCTATCCGCGCGTCACCGAAATCGACGACACCCATTCGGCCGTGATCAACGGCCAAACAGTGCCTGCGCTCAAAATTCGCGAAGCCAATACCGGTGTCGAAATGCGGGCAGGGCAAACACTAGCACTGGCGGGATTGATCCAAAATCGGCGCATCTATACCAAGCGATCTGTGCCCTGGTTGGGCGAACTGCCGTATGTCGGCGCCTTGTTCCGCAACGTGACCGGAACCGACGAAGAGATCGAGCTCTTGCTGATGGTCACACCGCAACTGGTCGAAGCCCTCGATCCGTGCGACGTGCCGCCCGACGGCCCTGGCACCGCCACGTCCAGCCCCACCGACACGCAACTTTATTTGAAGGGACACATCGAAGTGCCGCGGTGTCCTGGCGATGACGCCTGTCGCCCGTCATTGTCACCTGGATCTCTCTTTGAATTCTCGCGGCCCATGGGCGGAAATCCCGGAGCCGAGCCCTCGGCCGAAGGGGTCGCACCGCAGGGCGAAGTGGTCGATCCGCCGACACCCGAGCCCCCACTGTCGACCACGCACCGCGGCACGATTCTGCGGTCGCCCCCCACGGCGTCCGCCCGGCCGGAACGCGTCGTGCAAGACGCCCCCAAGGCGCCTCCCCCGGTGGCACGAAAACCCGCGGCACGTCCACCGGCAGCCGACGAGGCGGTGGGACCAGCCCTCGAAAATCGTGCTGTCTCGTACAGTCCGAACAATCGTTCGTCGCGGAATGTCACGGCGCAACGTGCCTCGGCGCAATCTCCGCCGGGAATCGTCGGGCCCGTTGGTTATGACGTAAAAAATTAG
- the cpaB gene encoding Flp pilus assembly protein CpaB, with translation MRPKSLILLVLALGCGLVAAIGINQVLANRPVEQAADTGETVPIFVALVDIGLGDPLTPQVLKLEEWPKMKVPPGALLHLEDVEGRRARTKFYGGEPIIEAKLFAKGDQASGATDLIPKGYRVVSVKVDDVSGSGLILPGDRVDALVHLTDHGGIASEGNRSSTHTFLHNVKVFAVNNVYSREANGTEAITAKTISLLVTPQQAELVTLANEMGKIRLVMRSADDESQDETAGVTQSELFKGGDNTLAQKPAAPAAESLLKMLEPAKKPEPVEPDPPVQTTWKMVVIKGDAVEEVEFEDGDRVGGAVQVRQVNGPNDAAGGATPATLPLVGTPDTPTTLPTEIPPYTPAAGDGP, from the coding sequence ATGCGTCCGAAATCGTTGATACTTCTGGTCCTGGCCTTGGGCTGCGGGCTGGTGGCCGCCATTGGCATCAATCAGGTGCTGGCGAACCGCCCCGTAGAACAGGCTGCCGATACCGGAGAAACCGTACCGATTTTCGTTGCTCTCGTCGACATCGGCCTGGGAGATCCCCTGACGCCGCAGGTGCTGAAGCTCGAAGAATGGCCGAAGATGAAGGTGCCACCAGGCGCCCTGTTGCACCTCGAAGATGTCGAGGGACGTCGCGCCCGCACTAAATTCTACGGCGGCGAACCGATCATCGAAGCCAAGCTATTTGCCAAAGGAGACCAGGCGTCGGGCGCCACGGACCTGATCCCCAAGGGCTATCGAGTCGTGTCGGTCAAAGTCGACGATGTCAGTGGCAGCGGCCTGATTCTGCCCGGCGATCGAGTGGATGCACTTGTGCATCTGACTGATCATGGCGGGATCGCGTCCGAAGGGAATCGCTCGAGCACGCACACGTTCTTGCACAACGTCAAAGTCTTTGCTGTCAACAACGTTTACAGCCGCGAAGCGAATGGCACCGAGGCCATCACGGCCAAGACCATCTCGCTGCTGGTGACCCCGCAGCAAGCCGAACTGGTAACACTCGCCAACGAGATGGGCAAGATTCGCCTCGTAATGCGTAGCGCCGACGACGAATCGCAAGACGAGACCGCCGGAGTAACGCAAAGCGAGCTGTTCAAAGGGGGCGACAATACGCTCGCGCAAAAGCCGGCCGCTCCTGCTGCCGAGAGCCTCTTGAAGATGCTTGAACCGGCGAAGAAACCGGAACCCGTCGAGCCGGATCCGCCCGTGCAAACCACTTGGAAGATGGTGGTGATCAAGGGGGACGCTGTCGAAGAGGTCGAGTTCGAGGACGGCGATCGCGTCGGCGGCGCCGTGCAGGTTCGCCAGGTCAACGGGCCGAACGATGCTGCAGGCGGAGCCACGCCAGCCACGTTGCCGCTCGTCGGGACGCCGGACACACCGACAACGCTCCCGACCGAGATTCCGCCTTACACGCCAGCAGCCGGTGACGGCCCCTAA
- a CDS encoding TadE/TadG family type IV pilus assembly protein: MEFAIVAPVFFAFTLGMIEVGRGVMVQQILTTASREGARQAVLDGATESAVTTFVKNYLTTAAVVAGSTSVTFTPDLPTAAGYTGPVTVKVTVPFSQVSWSPSPIFLKGATLTASTTMQREGIQ; the protein is encoded by the coding sequence GTGGAATTTGCGATCGTGGCCCCTGTATTTTTCGCATTCACTTTGGGCATGATCGAGGTCGGTCGCGGAGTCATGGTGCAGCAAATTCTCACAACCGCATCGCGTGAAGGAGCGCGCCAAGCCGTGCTCGATGGCGCAACGGAAAGCGCGGTCACGACTTTCGTCAAAAACTACCTAACGACTGCTGCCGTCGTTGCGGGGAGTACCAGCGTCACCTTCACGCCGGATCTGCCGACCGCAGCGGGATATACCGGACCGGTCACCGTTAAGGTTACCGTACCTTTCAGTCAAGTGAGCTGGTCACCATCGCCAATCTTCCTTAAAGGCGCGACGTTGACCGCTAGCACAACTATGCAGCGCGAGGGCATCCAGTGA
- a CDS encoding prepilin peptidase, which yields MEALRTALIANWPIWVVTFLLVTAAIIDGWMLKVPNWLTFPMIMAGWIYSTVFFGWEGLGWSLAGTAAGLALLMPLYAIGGMGAGDVKLLAGVGAWVGASTTFYAFCLSAVVGAIIAILMVLIRRDWSKHHMQFWMIFNEIFTVRDPNQLSTIAAERKSSMLLLPYGIPIAIGTIMYFAWEGMLL from the coding sequence ATGGAAGCTTTGCGAACTGCCCTCATCGCAAACTGGCCCATTTGGGTCGTTACCTTCTTGCTCGTAACCGCCGCGATTATCGACGGCTGGATGTTGAAAGTTCCCAACTGGCTGACCTTCCCCATGATCATGGCCGGCTGGATCTACAGCACCGTGTTCTTCGGTTGGGAAGGTCTGGGCTGGAGCCTGGCCGGAACGGCTGCCGGACTGGCGCTGCTCATGCCGTTGTACGCGATCGGCGGCATGGGAGCTGGGGACGTCAAGCTGCTAGCCGGCGTCGGCGCCTGGGTTGGTGCCAGCACCACGTTCTACGCGTTCTGCCTCTCGGCCGTGGTGGGTGCGATCATTGCCATCTTGATGGTTCTGATCCGTCGCGATTGGAGCAAGCACCACATGCAATTCTGGATGATTTTCAACGAGATCTTCACGGTCCGCGATCCCAATCAATTGTCGACGATTGCCGCCGAGCGCAAGAGCAGCATGCTGCTTCTGCCGTACGGAATTCCGATTGCCATCGGCACGATCATGTACTTTGCGTGGGAGGGGATGCTGCTATGA
- a CDS encoding Flp family type IVb pilin, whose amino-acid sequence MTTLALKVQRFLKSEDGPTAVEYAVMLALIVIVCLAAIQSIGTNANTTFNSVATKLGS is encoded by the coding sequence ATGACGACGCTCGCATTGAAGGTACAACGTTTCCTCAAGTCCGAAGACGGCCCAACCGCTGTGGAATACGCGGTGATGCTCGCATTGATTGTGATCGTCTGCTTGGCAGCGATTCAATCGATCGGCACGAATGCCAATACGACGTTCAATAGCGTCGCGACGAAGCTCGGCTCGTAA
- a CDS encoding DUF362 domain-containing protein codes for MDSTDKIDCDKHFNGQAPRLDRRALLVGAGVATAGVIAYPLVRSALTKPQPVFLARHQTYDGPLARTITDGLLAAGLEPTSLQGRRVLLKPNLVEPSRARPHMTTHPAMVIAAAEVFRRWGAEVVVGEAPGHVRDSQMALFESGVGPAIDSEQIEFADLNYDDITTVANRGRASKLATFSFPSTVAEADLIVSMPKLKTHHWVGMTAAMKNMYGVLPGIAYGWPKNVLHHAGIPQTVFDINASLPRTIAIVDGIECMEGDGPILGSMKRLGLIAVGLNPTAVDATCARIIGLEPRRISYLKLASRLGPLDVAHIPQRGESWESVASPFTILDVPHLQELRANRGVLVS; via the coding sequence ATGGACTCGACTGACAAGATCGACTGCGATAAGCATTTCAACGGGCAAGCACCGCGGCTGGACCGTCGCGCCCTGCTGGTAGGGGCGGGCGTGGCCACGGCCGGCGTCATCGCTTATCCGCTCGTGCGAAGCGCGTTGACCAAGCCGCAACCGGTCTTTCTAGCCAGACACCAGACGTACGATGGCCCTTTGGCCCGCACGATTACCGACGGTTTGTTGGCCGCCGGACTGGAGCCGACATCGTTGCAAGGTCGCCGCGTACTGCTGAAACCGAACCTGGTTGAACCGTCGCGCGCTCGACCGCACATGACAACGCATCCCGCGATGGTGATCGCGGCCGCTGAAGTATTTCGCCGCTGGGGGGCCGAGGTCGTGGTGGGCGAGGCGCCGGGGCATGTTCGCGACTCCCAAATGGCGTTATTCGAATCGGGGGTGGGACCGGCGATCGATTCGGAACAGATCGAGTTTGCCGACCTCAATTACGATGACATTACGACGGTCGCCAATCGTGGCCGTGCGTCGAAGCTGGCCACGTTCTCGTTTCCTAGCACCGTCGCCGAGGCCGATTTAATCGTTTCCATGCCCAAGCTGAAAACGCACCATTGGGTAGGGATGACCGCTGCGATGAAGAACATGTACGGCGTGCTGCCGGGGATCGCCTACGGCTGGCCCAAAAACGTGCTGCACCATGCCGGCATTCCGCAAACCGTGTTTGACATCAATGCGTCGTTACCACGAACGATCGCGATCGTCGACGGCATCGAGTGCATGGAAGGGGACGGGCCGATCTTGGGAAGCATGAAACGGCTGGGCCTGATCGCCGTGGGACTGAATCCGACCGCGGTTGACGCCACTTGCGCGCGGATTATCGGACTCGAGCCGCGGCGGATCAGCTACTTGAAGTTAGCAAGTCGACTCGGACCGCTCGACGTCGCGCATATTCCGCAGCGCGGAGAATCGTGGGAAAGTGTAGCGTCGCCATTTACGATCCTTGACGTGCCCCATCTGCAAGAGCTGCGCGCGAATCGTGGCGTGCTCGTTTCGTGA
- a CDS encoding aldehyde dehydrogenase (NADP(+)), which translates to MGPQSILIAGEWQPANAASTFQADNPTTAKPLSDVYPVSTWHDCDAALAAAVDAARSLRSLPVERLAVFLDRFAERIEARAAELVEMAHSETALPQKPRLADVELPRTTNQLRQAAAAAREGSWALPTIDTKLNIRSCYMPLGPVAVFGPNNFPFAFNSVAGGDFAAAIATGNPVIAKANTSHPGTTRLLAEEAFAAVTETELHPATVQLLYRTSHADGERLVADPRLGATGYTGSRSAGLALKRAADAAGKPIYLELSSVNPVLVLSGALSERGDKIAEEFASSCLMGTGQFCTNPGLVVLLGGPATEEFIANVARRFGAAPAGTLLSASVARNLATSVRELASAGADLLVGGVADSTGGYRFANTLLRVSGEQFLAAPEKLQTEAFGNASLVVVAQNARQAAAVLDHLEGNLTGCVYSDTRGSDDALYADLIDHLRPRVGRLLNDKMPTGVAVSSGMNHGGPYPATGHPGFTAVGIPASLRRFAMLACYDGVRPARLPELLQDKNPAGQPWRLVDGAWTQSDVKA; encoded by the coding sequence ATGGGCCCGCAATCGATTCTTATTGCCGGAGAATGGCAACCGGCAAACGCCGCATCAACATTCCAGGCTGACAATCCCACCACCGCCAAACCACTTTCCGACGTGTACCCTGTCAGCACATGGCACGATTGTGACGCGGCCCTCGCGGCAGCCGTCGACGCGGCCCGTTCGCTGCGTTCGCTGCCGGTGGAACGGCTGGCCGTGTTCCTCGACCGTTTTGCTGAACGAATCGAAGCACGTGCTGCTGAACTCGTCGAAATGGCACATTCGGAAACGGCTCTCCCACAAAAACCCCGCCTGGCGGACGTCGAACTGCCGCGCACCACGAACCAACTGCGCCAAGCCGCGGCGGCGGCGCGTGAAGGTTCCTGGGCGCTGCCCACGATCGATACGAAGCTGAACATCCGCTCCTGTTATATGCCGCTCGGGCCTGTCGCGGTCTTTGGCCCCAACAATTTTCCGTTCGCCTTCAACAGCGTGGCGGGGGGAGATTTCGCCGCGGCCATTGCCACTGGCAATCCCGTGATCGCCAAGGCGAATACCTCGCATCCGGGCACAACCCGGCTGTTGGCCGAAGAAGCCTTTGCGGCCGTCACGGAAACCGAGCTCCACCCGGCAACGGTGCAATTGCTGTATCGCACGAGCCACGCTGACGGCGAACGACTGGTGGCTGATCCCCGGCTCGGAGCAACAGGCTATACAGGCAGCCGGTCGGCGGGATTGGCACTCAAGCGCGCGGCCGACGCGGCCGGCAAGCCTATCTATCTCGAACTATCGAGCGTCAACCCCGTGCTCGTTCTCAGCGGGGCACTGTCCGAGCGCGGCGATAAAATCGCAGAGGAGTTCGCCTCAAGCTGCTTAATGGGTACCGGGCAGTTTTGCACCAACCCAGGACTCGTCGTACTTCTGGGCGGCCCTGCCACCGAAGAATTCATCGCGAATGTAGCACGACGGTTCGGCGCTGCCCCCGCCGGGACGCTTTTGTCAGCGTCGGTGGCGCGGAATCTGGCCACCAGCGTGCGTGAGTTGGCTAGCGCCGGAGCGGACCTGCTGGTCGGCGGCGTCGCCGACTCCACCGGCGGATATCGTTTCGCGAACACATTACTCAGGGTTTCCGGCGAGCAGTTTCTCGCCGCGCCGGAAAAACTGCAGACCGAAGCGTTTGGAAATGCGTCGCTCGTGGTTGTCGCGCAGAATGCTCGCCAGGCGGCCGCCGTGCTCGACCATCTCGAAGGCAACCTCACCGGTTGCGTTTACTCAGATACGCGCGGCAGCGACGACGCTTTATATGCAGATTTAATCGACCATCTCCGGCCGCGCGTCGGACGGCTGTTAAATGACAAAATGCCGACCGGCGTCGCCGTCAGTTCGGGCATGAACCACGGCGGTCCATATCCCGCGACGGGACATCCAGGCTTTACCGCCGTGGGGATCCCCGCCTCGTTGCGGCGTTTTGCCATGTTGGCCTGCTACGATGGCGTCCGTCCGGCCCGATTGCCCGAATTGCTGCAGGACAAGAATCCCGCGGGCCAACCGTGGCGGCTTGTCGACGGCGCCTGGACGCAAAGCGACGTCAAAGCATAG
- a CDS encoding lysophospholipid acyltransferase family protein, whose translation MLHRNTQSAVSSADGKAAGWSENVDLQTQATRTFLAALARLISGASVRWIDCQPDTCQRVYFANHTSHLDVLVLWASLPRRVRNLTRPVAAKDYWEKGFVRRWIAMKVFDALLIDRKEIKVHQSPVDLMLKSMGDRYSLIVFPEGHRNTGSDLDEFKSGLYYLAKKRPDLELVPVHIDNVNRVLPRGEFLPVPLLSCITFGPPMWLENQEPKVEFLRRARNAVRRLKDL comes from the coding sequence ATGCTGCATCGCAACACACAATCCGCTGTTTCTAGCGCCGACGGGAAAGCCGCCGGCTGGAGCGAAAACGTCGACCTGCAGACGCAGGCTACGCGGACGTTTTTGGCGGCGCTCGCGCGCCTGATCAGCGGGGCAAGCGTGCGCTGGATCGATTGTCAGCCTGATACATGCCAGCGCGTTTACTTTGCCAATCACACCAGCCACCTGGATGTGTTGGTGTTGTGGGCCTCGTTGCCTCGCCGCGTGCGCAACCTGACCCGGCCGGTCGCGGCCAAGGATTATTGGGAAAAGGGCTTTGTGCGCCGCTGGATCGCAATGAAGGTCTTCGACGCGCTGTTGATCGACCGCAAGGAAATCAAAGTCCACCAAAGCCCGGTCGACCTGATGCTGAAAAGCATGGGAGATCGCTATTCACTGATCGTGTTTCCCGAAGGACATCGCAACACGGGCTCGGACCTCGACGAATTCAAAAGCGGATTGTACTACCTGGCCAAGAAACGGCCGGACCTGGAATTGGTGCCGGTGCATATCGACAACGTGAATCGCGTGTTGCCGCGCGGAGAGTTTCTGCCCGTCCCCTTGTTGAGCTGTATCACTTTCGGCCCTCCGATGTGGCTGGAAAACCAGGAGCCGAAGGTGGAATTTCTCCGCCGCGCCCGCAACGCCGTACGCCGCTTGAAGGACCTATGA
- a CDS encoding phosphatidate cytidylyltransferase, whose protein sequence is MSLINDAVTWVLVLGVLGLLAIATGVGQILKRQTDPRFDPAVIEQFNLRIRAWWLMCSVLAAAFLLGKVATVVMFFLLSFWALREFITLTPTRIADHRALFWIFLFSPVQYVLVGMDLYGLYSIFIPVYAFLFVPVRVALAGDFKRYLERCAKIQFGLMICVYCLSYAPALLNLKLPNEQNASLLLFFILVVTMGDAFHFAAEYVVGRRVIAPAISANRTWEGFLAGVACSSLIGAALFWATPFNPLQAAGMSLLITTMGFFGGLTMSAIKRDRGVQDYGTLVTGHGGVLDRIDSICFAAPIFFHVTRYVLP, encoded by the coding sequence ATGAGCCTGATTAATGACGCGGTCACATGGGTGTTGGTCCTGGGCGTGCTCGGGCTGCTGGCGATCGCCACTGGCGTTGGGCAGATCCTCAAACGCCAGACCGATCCGCGATTCGATCCGGCCGTCATCGAGCAATTCAATCTGCGCATCCGCGCCTGGTGGTTGATGTGCTCGGTGCTGGCCGCGGCCTTCCTCTTAGGGAAAGTCGCCACCGTGGTCATGTTCTTCTTGCTGTCGTTTTGGGCCCTACGCGAGTTCATTACGCTAACGCCCACACGGATCGCGGATCATCGCGCGCTGTTCTGGATTTTTCTTTTCTCACCTGTGCAATATGTGCTGGTGGGCATGGACTTGTACGGGCTTTACAGCATTTTCATTCCGGTTTACGCGTTTCTGTTCGTGCCGGTGCGCGTGGCCTTGGCGGGCGACTTCAAACGCTACTTGGAACGTTGCGCGAAGATTCAGTTTGGACTGATGATTTGCGTGTACTGCTTGAGCTACGCGCCGGCGTTATTGAATCTGAAACTGCCGAACGAGCAAAACGCCAGCCTGCTATTGTTCTTTATACTGGTCGTGACGATGGGAGATGCCTTCCACTTTGCTGCAGAATACGTGGTCGGGCGCAGAGTCATTGCGCCGGCGATCAGCGCGAATCGCACCTGGGAAGGTTTTCTGGCCGGAGTTGCTTGCAGCTCGCTGATCGGTGCGGCTCTGTTTTGGGCGACACCGTTCAATCCGTTGCAAGCGGCCGGCATGTCGCTGCTGATCACCACGATGGGCTTTTTCGGCGGGCTGACCATGTCCGCCATCAAGCGCGACCGAGGGGTGCAGGATTATGGCACGCTGGTGACGGGGCACGGTGGCGTGCTGGACCGCATCGATTCGATCTGCTTCGCCGCGCCGATCTTCTTCCACGTCACCCGCTACGTCTTGCCGTAG
- a CDS encoding (deoxy)nucleoside triphosphate pyrophosphohydrolase codes for MSEQSTKTTGPQVVRVAVAVVEHAGQYLIGQRPAGTALAGLWEFPGGKRLPDESGAQAAERETVEETGLQVRAVGSHDVVTHAYDHATVEVTFVACHPTIPLSEPRDPFRWVPVAELVNYEFPAANATLIRKLVDASAAQKSPA; via the coding sequence ATGAGCGAGCAATCGACCAAAACTACCGGCCCTCAAGTGGTGCGCGTCGCTGTCGCCGTCGTCGAACACGCTGGCCAATACCTGATCGGTCAGCGCCCGGCCGGCACGGCACTCGCTGGCTTATGGGAATTTCCCGGCGGTAAACGGCTTCCGGACGAATCCGGGGCCCAGGCCGCGGAGCGTGAAACCGTTGAAGAGACGGGATTGCAAGTCCGCGCCGTGGGCAGCCACGACGTCGTAACCCATGCTTATGACCATGCCACGGTCGAAGTAACATTCGTGGCCTGCCATCCCACAATCCCACTCAGCGAACCGCGCGATCCCTTTCGCTGGGTCCCGGTGGCGGAGCTTGTGAACTATGAGTTCCCCGCGGCGAACGCGACACTCATTCGTAAACTCGTCGATGCGTCGGCCGCTCAGAAATCCCCCGCCTAG